The Propionispora hippei DSM 15287 genome has a segment encoding these proteins:
- a CDS encoding ABC transporter ATP-binding protein has protein sequence MILVDAYGRKYGKQFLVAVAFVTLEAVCDLLQPTIMSRIIDVGVAEKNLTYILHMGSAMLGITALGAVFASARNVISSRVSQRLGADLRLELYEKIHSLSFSAINQLDRSSLLTRLTNDVVQVQNFVNGLMRIFVKAPILCIGGIIMAVKLNMHLSLVLVTVVPLVGLLILLNMKVGFPLFVKVQAAIDRMNGVLREYLSGVRVVKAFNRFDYEADKFSQVNQNLQGSTILAMRAMALFSPGVSLTLNIGIVTVLWLGSQGVNSGQMQVGQIVAFINYMTQILFSLMIIFMVFNMFVRAEASARRIEEVLVQQPGMAWTREGSSGESEEAVRGTVSFEHVYFSYDQASNDTVLKNISFACRPGEVVGIIGTTGAGKTSLVNLIPRFYDATAGLVAVNGVDVRQVKPAELREKIAIVPQQTVLFTGTIMDNIRWGKEEASVAEIEAAAVFAQAHEFISRLPEGYQTQLGQGGVNLSGGQKQRVSLARALVRKPEILILDDCTSAVDGETEGKINQAIRQYARQAACFLVGQRITSVMAADKILVMDDGQIVGAGTHEELLKTCQVYQEIFQSQMGRGLNRHAVRK, from the coding sequence GTGATATTGGTAGATGCATACGGAAGAAAGTATGGAAAGCAATTTCTGGTAGCTGTGGCCTTTGTGACGTTAGAGGCGGTATGCGATCTTTTGCAGCCGACCATTATGTCCAGGATTATTGATGTCGGCGTAGCCGAAAAGAACTTAACCTATATCCTGCATATGGGGAGTGCTATGCTGGGCATTACGGCGCTCGGCGCTGTGTTCGCTTCGGCGCGCAATGTCATTTCCAGCCGGGTGTCGCAGCGGCTGGGGGCCGACTTGCGGCTGGAGCTTTATGAAAAGATTCATAGCCTGTCTTTTTCGGCCATCAATCAACTGGATAGGTCTTCGTTGCTCACCCGGCTGACCAATGATGTTGTACAGGTTCAGAACTTTGTTAACGGTCTGATGCGAATTTTTGTCAAGGCTCCCATACTTTGCATCGGCGGTATAATTATGGCCGTGAAATTGAATATGCATCTGTCCCTGGTTTTAGTAACCGTAGTTCCTCTTGTCGGGTTGTTGATCCTGCTTAATATGAAAGTGGGCTTCCCTCTGTTTGTCAAGGTACAGGCGGCCATCGACAGGATGAATGGTGTTCTCCGGGAGTATCTGTCAGGTGTCCGGGTGGTAAAAGCTTTTAACCGCTTCGATTATGAAGCCGATAAGTTTTCCCAGGTGAACCAAAACCTGCAAGGCAGCACGATTTTGGCCATGCGAGCCATGGCCCTGTTTAGTCCGGGCGTTTCCCTGACTTTAAATATAGGCATTGTGACCGTGCTTTGGCTGGGTTCTCAGGGGGTTAACAGTGGTCAAATGCAAGTGGGGCAGATTGTGGCGTTTATCAACTATATGACGCAGATTTTATTTTCCCTCATGATTATTTTTATGGTTTTTAATATGTTTGTCCGGGCCGAGGCCTCAGCCCGGCGGATTGAAGAAGTATTGGTCCAGCAGCCGGGTATGGCCTGGACCAGGGAGGGCAGCTCCGGTGAATCAGAGGAAGCCGTCCGGGGAACGGTTAGCTTTGAACATGTTTATTTTTCCTATGACCAAGCTTCGAATGACACCGTTCTCAAAAATATCAGCTTTGCTTGCCGACCGGGCGAGGTAGTCGGTATTATCGGTACAACCGGGGCGGGAAAGACCAGTTTGGTGAATCTGATTCCGCGCTTTTACGATGCTACTGCCGGTCTTGTGGCGGTTAACGGGGTCGATGTCCGCCAGGTCAAGCCGGCGGAGCTAAGGGAAAAGATAGCGATTGTGCCGCAGCAGACGGTATTGTTCACGGGTACCATTATGGATAATATCAGATGGGGCAAGGAAGAAGCCAGTGTAGCCGAAATCGAAGCGGCGGCCGTATTTGCCCAGGCCCATGAGTTTATCAGCCGCTTGCCGGAAGGATATCAAACTCAACTGGGGCAGGGCGGTGTGAATCTTTCAGGCGGACAAAAGCAGCGGGTGTCGTTGGCCCGGGCGTTGGTAAGAAAGCCGGAGATTTTAATCCTGGACGATTGCACCAGTGCGGTCGACGGCGAAACGGAAGGGAAAATAAACCAGGCTATAAGACAATACGCCCGCCAGGCTGCCTGCTTCCTGGTCGGGCAACGTATAACCTCAGTTATGGCGGCGGACAAAATTCTGGTCATGGATGACGGGCAGATCGTGGGAGCAGGCACGCACGAAGAATTGCTCAAAACCTGTCAGGTATACCAGGAAATATTCCAGTCGCAGATGGGGAGGGGGCTGAATCGGCATGCCGTCAGGAAATGA
- a CDS encoding ABC transporter ATP-binding protein: protein MPSGNDRNKADTSRYQPPAFGRLGKRVNGTVPKPKSFKGTLQRLWLYLKREQGQLLVLVIFILIDAALMLAGPYLIGLAVDTISAAGGQIDFDRLGLLLCVLLLTYVTDGVLSFAQSWLMAGVAQRAVGGLRTALFGKLQQLPIAFFDGHTHGELMSRLSNDLDNVSSAIAQSLVQFISGVIVLSGSLLMMLVLSPLLTSASLVTVPLVLLLTKTISRKTGRLFKEQQTQLGHLNAKAEESISGIPVIKAFNHEAKVIAEFRRVNQALCTVGVKAQIWSGFLMPIMNVINNIGFTVIAIVGGILAIRDVVTVGVIASFLGYSRQFVRPLNDLANIFNTLQSGVAGAERVFEILDEQEEPVDRPGAKRLENPAGHVQFENVSFAYRPGAPILKNVNFTAEPGSTVAFVGPTGAGKTTVINLLTRFYDVTGGRILLDGSDLREYTRDSLRRCFGIVLQDTYLFTGTVRDNIKYGKPDATDEQVKAAAVRAHADSFIRRLPGQYNALLTENGENISQGQKQLLAIARAILVGPSILILDEATSSIDSRTELQIQDALFDIRKDRTTFIIAHRLNTIREADIILVIDHGEVMEAGRHEALLAMQGSYYRMFNNQFKSL from the coding sequence ATGCCGTCAGGAAATGATCGGAACAAGGCCGATACATCCCGCTACCAACCGCCGGCTTTCGGCCGGCTGGGCAAAAGGGTGAACGGTACTGTCCCGAAACCCAAAAGCTTTAAGGGGACGCTACAGCGATTATGGCTTTATCTTAAGCGGGAACAAGGCCAATTGCTTGTGCTCGTTATTTTTATTTTAATTGATGCAGCGCTGATGCTGGCCGGTCCGTATCTCATTGGTCTGGCGGTGGATACTATTTCGGCTGCCGGCGGGCAGATCGATTTTGACCGGCTGGGGCTGCTGCTGTGTGTATTACTGCTCACCTATGTAACGGATGGGGTGCTTTCGTTTGCTCAGAGCTGGTTAATGGCCGGCGTGGCGCAGCGCGCGGTGGGAGGCTTGCGCACGGCGCTGTTTGGTAAGCTGCAGCAGTTGCCTATTGCCTTTTTTGACGGGCATACCCATGGTGAACTGATGAGCCGGTTATCCAATGACCTGGACAATGTAAGCAGCGCCATAGCTCAGTCGCTGGTTCAATTCATCTCGGGAGTCATTGTTCTGTCAGGTTCTTTGCTTATGATGCTTGTTTTGAGCCCGCTGCTCACCTCGGCCAGTCTGGTTACGGTGCCGTTGGTCCTGTTGCTGACAAAGACAATTTCCCGGAAAACCGGCAGGTTATTCAAGGAACAGCAGACTCAACTGGGGCATTTGAATGCCAAAGCAGAAGAGTCTATTTCGGGCATTCCGGTGATCAAAGCCTTTAACCATGAGGCCAAAGTGATTGCCGAATTCAGGCGGGTAAATCAGGCGCTATGTACGGTGGGTGTTAAGGCACAGATTTGGTCCGGCTTTCTCATGCCGATTATGAACGTAATCAATAATATCGGGTTTACCGTTATTGCCATTGTTGGCGGTATTCTGGCCATCCGGGATGTGGTTACCGTTGGCGTCATTGCCAGTTTTCTCGGTTATTCACGGCAATTTGTCAGACCGTTAAATGATCTTGCTAATATTTTCAATACTCTCCAATCCGGTGTTGCCGGTGCCGAGCGAGTGTTTGAAATTCTCGATGAACAGGAAGAGCCTGTCGACCGACCGGGAGCGAAAAGACTGGAAAATCCGGCGGGCCATGTACAATTTGAAAATGTCAGTTTTGCTTATCGACCCGGGGCGCCTATCTTAAAAAATGTGAATTTTACTGCCGAACCGGGCAGCACGGTAGCTTTTGTCGGTCCCACGGGCGCCGGCAAAACGACGGTTATTAATCTGCTTACCCGGTTTTATGATGTTACCGGCGGGCGGATTCTATTGGATGGCTCCGATCTACGGGAGTATACAAGGGACAGTCTGCGCCGGTGTTTCGGCATTGTTTTGCAGGATACGTATTTGTTTACAGGAACGGTCAGGGACAATATTAAATACGGGAAGCCGGACGCGACAGATGAGCAGGTGAAGGCCGCTGCCGTAAGAGCTCATGCCGACTCGTTTATCAGACGGCTCCCCGGTCAGTATAATGCGCTGCTGACGGAAAATGGCGAGAATATAAGTCAGGGGCAAAAACAATTGCTGGCCATTGCCCGGGCCATACTGGTAGGTCCGTCCATACTGATCCTTGATGAAGCGACAAGCAGCATTGACTCCCGTACGGAATTGCAAATACAGGATGCGTTGTTTGATATAAGAAAAGACCGGACGACCTTTATTATTGCGCATAGACTGAATACCATCCGTGAGGCTGATATCATTCTGGTCATTGATCACGGGGAGGTTATGGAAGCAGGCCGGCATGAAGCTTTGTTAGCCATGCAGGGAAGTTATTACCGCATGTTTAATAATCAGTTTAAGAGCCTGTAA
- a CDS encoding O-methyltransferase has translation MNPQVYEFLKELEQQGVANDAAQTDRQAKMLNITEDTGRFLAILVQSTQAKAILEIGTSNGYSTIWLAGAAQATGGHVTTVELLTAKAEMARNNIAQAGMAAYVTIHTIDAAACLAAMDSAVSQFIFLDAKRSEYCFLWEDISRILKPGGLLVVDNAVSHRQELSAFQAMIEADPQYQTVLVPVGKGELVVFKSGVPA, from the coding sequence GTGAACCCCCAGGTATACGAATTTCTTAAAGAATTAGAGCAGCAAGGGGTGGCGAACGACGCCGCCCAGACCGACCGACAGGCCAAAATGTTAAATATCACGGAAGATACGGGGCGGTTTCTTGCCATTTTAGTGCAGTCCACCCAGGCAAAAGCAATATTGGAAATCGGGACTTCCAACGGTTATTCAACGATATGGCTGGCCGGAGCGGCCCAGGCGACAGGCGGTCATGTCACAACCGTTGAATTACTGACGGCTAAAGCCGAAATGGCCAGGAACAATATCGCCCAGGCCGGTATGGCGGCTTATGTGACCATTCATACGATAGATGCCGCCGCCTGTCTGGCTGCGATGGATTCTGCCGTCAGCCAGTTTATCTTCCTGGATGCCAAGCGCAGTGAATACTGCTTTCTGTGGGAGGATATCAGCCGGATACTTAAACCGGGCGGCTTATTGGTTGTTGATAATGCCGTATCGCACCGACAGGAGCTTAGTGCGTTTCAGGCGATGATTGAAGCCGATCCTCAATATCAAACTGTTCTGGTGCCGGTAGGCAAGGGAGAATTGGTCGTGTTTAAAAGCGGTGTTCCGGCATAG
- the sfsA gene encoding DNA/RNA nuclease SfsA, with protein MYPEIIEARFQSRINRFVVLCEFDGASRLAHLPNPGRMWELLFPGTLLYLVPSAGKAKKTGFKVIGIEREGVPVMLDTHYSNLVAETLIDRQCIPQLAGWRVLRREVPFGHSRFDLLLGKGEEQFILEVKSCTLFGKNLAMFPDAVTERGRRHMQELARLADEGYRVGVLFLVQWDRAAYFLPDYHTDLEFARTFLSLHHKVMFMAVAINWQKDFALPGQVRSLTIPWDMLEQEVRDSGCYLFVIRLLADRDILIGSKGLVRFKQGYYIYVGSAKANLAKRLARHQRKRKKYHWHIDYLREHSEFHAAIPIRSSENLEHDLAKAISGIADWQVEGFGCSDCHCASHLFGMVQDPLHLPPFMKLVQYFRMDRLTEE; from the coding sequence TTGTATCCTGAGATTATTGAGGCCCGGTTTCAGAGCAGAATAAACCGGTTTGTTGTGTTGTGTGAATTTGACGGTGCGTCTCGGCTTGCCCATTTGCCTAATCCCGGCAGAATGTGGGAGCTTTTATTTCCCGGTACCCTCTTGTATCTCGTACCGTCGGCGGGAAAAGCTAAAAAGACCGGGTTTAAGGTTATCGGCATTGAGCGGGAGGGAGTGCCGGTTATGCTGGATACTCACTACAGCAACCTGGTCGCCGAAACATTAATTGACCGCCAATGTATTCCCCAGCTTGCCGGATGGCGGGTATTGCGGCGGGAAGTCCCCTTTGGGCACAGTCGTTTCGATTTGCTGCTGGGGAAGGGGGAAGAGCAGTTTATTCTGGAGGTTAAATCGTGCACCTTATTTGGTAAAAATCTGGCCATGTTTCCCGACGCAGTTACGGAACGGGGCCGCCGGCACATGCAGGAGCTGGCCCGCCTGGCAGATGAGGGGTACCGGGTAGGAGTACTCTTTCTTGTACAATGGGACCGGGCGGCATATTTCCTGCCGGACTATCATACGGATTTGGAATTTGCCAGAACTTTTTTGAGTCTGCACCATAAGGTGATGTTTATGGCGGTAGCGATCAATTGGCAGAAGGACTTTGCCCTGCCAGGACAGGTACGGTCCCTTACCATTCCCTGGGACATGCTGGAACAGGAAGTCCGTGACAGCGGCTGCTATCTGTTTGTTATCCGTCTGTTGGCGGACCGGGATATTCTGATCGGCAGCAAAGGGCTGGTGCGTTTTAAACAGGGATATTATATTTACGTCGGTTCGGCAAAGGCCAATCTGGCCAAACGGCTGGCGCGGCATCAGCGAAAACGTAAGAAATATCACTGGCACATTGACTATCTGCGGGAGCATAGCGAATTTCATGCAGCCATACCTATCCGCAGTTCGGAAAATCTGGAGCACGATTTGGCCAAGGCAATCAGTGGCATCGCCGACTGGCAGGTTGAAGGGTTTGGCTGTTCCGACTGCCACTGTGCCAGTCATTTGTTCGGCATGGTCCAAGATCCGCTGCACTTGCCTCCATTCATGAAGCTGGTGCAATACTTCCGCATGGACCGCCTGACAGAAGAATAG
- the hpsH gene encoding (2S)-3-sulfopropanediol dehydratase activating enzyme — translation MSDANLAGQNGIVFNIQRYSVHDGAGIRTVVFLKGCPLRCQWCSNPESQERAPELAYNEKKCLGRTLCGSCQAACPYGALTDGENDKIACRRSHCQRCFSCVADCPSTALHILGKTMTVAEVMKVVETDSAFYFRSGGGLTISGGEPLMQAGFVTALLREAKRHCIDATIETCGYADWSALAEIAGQLSRIIFDIKSLDAAKHRFYTGASNALILDNFMKLRETFPGLDILVRTPVIPGFNDSPDEIRAIRDFTARFARVRYELLPYHRLGQQKYTFLGRDYPLGDRLLPEGKMAELSAVLQPPQFKTTTG, via the coding sequence ATGTCTGATGCTAATCTAGCCGGCCAAAACGGCATTGTCTTTAATATCCAACGCTATTCCGTACATGACGGCGCCGGCATTCGCACCGTGGTCTTTCTCAAAGGCTGCCCGCTTCGCTGCCAGTGGTGCAGCAATCCGGAATCCCAGGAACGGGCACCGGAACTGGCCTATAATGAAAAGAAATGCCTTGGCCGAACACTGTGCGGCAGTTGCCAGGCTGCCTGCCCCTACGGAGCGCTGACGGACGGTGAGAATGACAAAATCGCCTGCCGGCGCTCTCACTGCCAGCGCTGCTTCTCCTGCGTGGCCGACTGCCCATCAACCGCCCTGCATATTTTGGGCAAGACCATGACGGTAGCCGAAGTCATGAAAGTGGTAGAAACAGACAGCGCCTTTTATTTCCGTTCCGGCGGTGGCCTGACCATCAGCGGCGGCGAACCGCTCATGCAGGCTGGTTTCGTGACGGCCTTGCTGCGGGAGGCCAAACGGCACTGCATTGACGCTACCATAGAAACCTGCGGTTATGCCGACTGGTCGGCTCTGGCGGAGATCGCCGGTCAACTTAGCCGGATTATCTTCGACATAAAATCGCTGGATGCAGCAAAGCACCGATTTTATACCGGTGCCTCCAATGCCTTGATTTTAGATAACTTTATGAAATTGAGGGAAACGTTTCCCGGACTGGATATTCTGGTCCGCACCCCGGTCATCCCCGGCTTTAACGATTCGCCGGACGAAATTCGGGCCATCCGGGATTTTACTGCCCGCTTTGCCCGGGTCCGCTACGAACTGCTGCCCTATCACCGCCTGGGACAGCAAAAATATACTTTTTTAGGCCGGGATTACCCGCTGGGTGACCGGCTGCTGCCGGAGGGAAAAATGGCGGAACTATCCGCCGTGCTGCAGCCGCCACAGTTTAAAACCACAACCGGATAA
- the hpsG gene encoding (2S)-3-sulfopropanediol dehydratase codes for MSLAVLSPQEQRIQSEIAGKPLPYRRGRTRDILNTFQDVRPQVDVERAKYFTESFRQTEGQPLILRWSKALYHIAEHITVYIDDHQLLVGRGGSQGRYGILYPELDGDFLGLAIEQMPTRQESPFTVSPADARIVIEEIAPYWQGKTFHENLAKALPAETLKYTYDPQDPLKSRFIVNETASFRSSIQWVHDYEKVLKRGFAGIKAEAAEKLAGLDPLSPTDTMEKAPFLEAVIIVCDAIVLWARRHADLAEDLAARETNRQRRQELLQIAATCRHVPEQPARNFREAMQAQWFTQMFSRLEQKTGTIISNGRMDQYLYPYYQQDIADGTLTDETVLEWLECMWLSMAQFIDLYISPTGGAFNEGYAHWEAVTIGGQTPDGRDATNELTYLFLQSKREFPLHYPDLAARIHGRVPARYLYEVAETIKDGSGFPKLINDEEVVPLLLAKGASFNEAFDYAVSGCAECRMPNRDTYTSPCAYINFPAAVEMTLYNGKMKLYGDEIIGLATGDPRLFTTWEQFWQAYLAQHINFLKHAFIQQHVIIGLRARHFAWPLGSALHDLCLKECKDIHEPVIPGGIDLGYFEFMGYGTVVDSLAAIKKLVYEDKKITMAELIDGLEHNFEGREILRHRLLNAPKYGNDDAYADAIAKELDRQCVMFTQRYSQELGVHLDLRLVPFTSHVPFGKVVSATPNGRRAYTPLSDGSSASQGADINGPTAVLLSNYSSKNMDFRERAARLLNVKLSPSCVAGEEGTEKLVSFIRTWCDLKLWHLQFNVINRETLLAAKAEPEKYHNLIVRIAGYSAYFTDLSADLQDDLIARTEHAAV; via the coding sequence ATGTCTCTTGCTGTATTATCCCCGCAGGAACAGCGAATCCAGAGTGAAATAGCGGGAAAACCGCTGCCGTACCGCCGTGGCAGAACCCGTGATATTTTAAATACCTTCCAGGATGTTCGCCCGCAGGTGGATGTGGAACGGGCCAAGTATTTTACCGAATCCTTCCGCCAGACTGAGGGTCAGCCGCTTATTTTGCGCTGGTCCAAAGCCTTATATCACATTGCCGAGCACATCACCGTTTACATTGACGATCACCAGCTCCTGGTCGGCCGCGGCGGCTCCCAGGGCCGTTACGGCATCCTGTATCCCGAGCTGGACGGTGATTTTCTCGGTCTGGCTATCGAACAAATGCCGACCCGGCAGGAATCGCCCTTCACGGTATCACCGGCCGACGCCCGGATTGTCATTGAGGAAATCGCCCCGTACTGGCAGGGAAAAACCTTTCATGAAAATCTGGCCAAAGCCCTGCCGGCAGAAACCCTGAAATATACTTATGATCCCCAGGACCCATTAAAATCCCGCTTTATTGTCAATGAAACGGCCTCGTTCCGTTCCTCCATCCAATGGGTGCACGACTATGAAAAAGTGCTGAAACGCGGCTTTGCCGGCATCAAGGCGGAAGCAGCAGAAAAGCTGGCCGGTCTTGACCCCTTAAGTCCGACCGATACGATGGAAAAAGCCCCCTTTCTGGAGGCTGTCATTATTGTCTGCGATGCCATTGTCCTCTGGGCCAGACGGCATGCCGACCTGGCTGAAGACCTGGCCGCCCGGGAAACCAATCGTCAGCGCCGGCAGGAACTGCTGCAAATCGCCGCCACCTGCCGCCATGTTCCGGAGCAGCCGGCCCGTAATTTCCGGGAAGCCATGCAGGCCCAGTGGTTCACCCAGATGTTTTCCCGGCTGGAGCAAAAAACCGGCACCATCATTTCCAATGGCCGTATGGATCAATATCTCTATCCCTATTACCAACAGGATATCGCCGACGGAACTTTGACCGATGAAACTGTGCTTGAGTGGCTGGAATGCATGTGGCTGTCCATGGCCCAGTTCATTGATTTATATATTTCTCCCACCGGTGGCGCTTTCAATGAAGGCTATGCCCACTGGGAGGCAGTGACGATCGGCGGTCAGACACCGGATGGCCGCGACGCCACCAATGAGCTGACTTATCTGTTTCTCCAGTCCAAACGGGAATTCCCACTCCATTATCCCGACCTGGCCGCCCGGATTCACGGACGGGTTCCCGCCCGCTACCTGTATGAAGTGGCGGAAACCATCAAGGACGGCTCGGGCTTTCCCAAACTGATCAACGACGAGGAAGTGGTTCCTCTGCTGCTGGCCAAAGGGGCCAGCTTTAATGAAGCCTTTGATTACGCCGTATCGGGCTGCGCCGAGTGCCGCATGCCCAACCGTGATACCTACACCAGCCCCTGCGCCTACATCAACTTCCCGGCCGCCGTGGAAATGACGCTGTATAACGGCAAAATGAAGTTATACGGCGATGAAATCATCGGCCTGGCGACAGGCGATCCTCGTCTCTTTACCACCTGGGAACAATTCTGGCAGGCCTATCTGGCACAGCATATTAACTTCTTAAAACACGCCTTTATCCAGCAGCATGTCATCATTGGCCTGCGGGCCCGGCATTTTGCCTGGCCGCTGGGTTCGGCCCTGCACGACCTCTGTCTGAAAGAATGCAAGGATATTCATGAACCGGTCATTCCCGGCGGCATTGATCTGGGCTACTTTGAATTCATGGGTTATGGCACCGTGGTCGATTCGCTGGCAGCCATTAAAAAGCTGGTCTACGAGGACAAAAAGATAACTATGGCCGAGCTCATCGACGGGCTGGAACACAACTTCGAAGGCCGGGAAATCCTCCGGCACCGGCTGCTGAACGCGCCTAAATACGGCAACGATGATGCCTATGCCGACGCTATCGCCAAAGAACTTGACCGCCAGTGCGTGATGTTTACCCAGCGTTACTCCCAAGAGCTTGGCGTACACCTTGATCTGCGGCTGGTTCCCTTTACCTCTCATGTGCCCTTCGGCAAGGTGGTCAGCGCAACCCCCAACGGCCGCCGTGCCTACACGCCGCTTTCCGACGGCTCCTCGGCCTCCCAGGGCGCCGATATCAATGGTCCCACGGCGGTGCTGCTGTCCAATTACAGTTCAAAAAATATGGATTTTCGCGAACGGGCTGCCCGTCTCTTAAATGTAAAGCTCAGCCCCTCCTGTGTAGCCGGTGAGGAAGGCACGGAAAAACTAGTTTCCTTCATCCGCACCTGGTGCGACCTTAAGCTCTGGCATCTCCAATTTAACGTAATTAACCGCGAAACATTGCTGGCCGCCAAGGCCGAACCGGAGAAGTACCACAACCTGATTGTCCGGATTGCCGGCTACAGCGCTTATTTCACCGACCTGTCCGCCGATCTGCAGGACGATCTGATCGCCCGGACGGAACACGCGGCAGTATAA
- a CDS encoding MFS transporter — translation MGKLENATAIRKVVLASLVGATIEWYDFFLYGVVAGIVFNKLYFPASDPLVATLLAYATFAVGFITRPLGGVIFGHFGDKIGRKSMLVMTLMIMGVSTVLIGLVPTYAQIGIWAPLLLLLLRVLQGIGLGGEWGGAVLMTFEYAPAGQKGYYASLPQIGLSIGLCLASGVVGLLSYVLTDVQFMTWGWRAAFLFSFILVVIGTWIRAHIAETPDFKQVKAAREESRLPLADMWRQSSGNVLAGMGARYIDGVFFNIFGVFSISYLTQSLHISRTDALLGVMLAALVMCFFIPLFGHLSDRIGRAKIYWIGSLLTGLSVFPAFWLLANSSGNITAIWLAIIIPFGILYASVYGPEAALFAELFAARHRYTGISFVYQFSGIFASGLTPLIAAYLLQYNQGDPALICAYVLFSGLVSAASAYWIGSRRTKAVEVKDALSIANS, via the coding sequence ATGGGAAAGTTAGAAAATGCAACAGCCATAAGAAAAGTGGTATTGGCCAGCCTGGTGGGCGCCACTATCGAATGGTATGATTTTTTTCTGTACGGCGTAGTCGCCGGCATTGTATTCAATAAGCTGTATTTCCCCGCCAGCGATCCCCTGGTTGCTACCTTGCTGGCTTACGCCACCTTTGCCGTCGGGTTCATTACCCGTCCGTTAGGCGGCGTGATTTTTGGCCATTTTGGCGACAAAATCGGCCGGAAAAGCATGCTGGTCATGACGCTGATGATTATGGGAGTTTCCACCGTATTGATCGGTCTGGTCCCTACTTATGCCCAAATCGGTATCTGGGCCCCCCTGCTGCTGCTGCTGCTGCGAGTGTTGCAGGGTATCGGTCTGGGCGGCGAATGGGGCGGCGCCGTACTGATGACTTTTGAATATGCTCCGGCCGGCCAAAAAGGCTACTATGCCAGCCTGCCGCAAATCGGCCTCTCCATCGGTTTATGCCTGGCCTCGGGTGTCGTCGGGTTGCTATCCTATGTCCTAACTGACGTCCAGTTCATGACCTGGGGTTGGCGGGCCGCCTTCCTGTTCAGCTTTATTCTGGTGGTCATCGGCACCTGGATACGCGCCCACATTGCCGAAACACCGGACTTTAAACAGGTAAAAGCGGCCAGAGAAGAATCCAGACTGCCCTTGGCCGATATGTGGCGCCAATCCTCCGGCAATGTCCTGGCCGGTATGGGAGCCCGCTACATCGACGGTGTATTCTTTAATATCTTCGGCGTATTTTCCATCAGTTATTTAACCCAGTCGCTCCATATCTCCCGGACCGATGCCCTGCTGGGAGTTATGCTGGCCGCGCTGGTCATGTGCTTCTTTATCCCCCTCTTCGGTCATCTGTCCGACCGCATCGGCCGGGCCAAAATCTATTGGATCGGCAGCCTGCTTACCGGCCTTTCCGTCTTCCCGGCCTTTTGGCTGCTAGCCAACAGTTCCGGTAATATAACAGCCATCTGGCTGGCCATCATTATCCCCTTCGGCATCCTCTACGCCTCGGTATACGGTCCGGAAGCAGCCCTGTTTGCCGAGCTGTTCGCCGCCCGTCACCGCTATACCGGCATTTCCTTCGTCTATCAGTTCTCCGGTATCTTCGCCAGTGGTCTGACGCCGCTGATTGCCGCCTACTTACTGCAATACAACCAGGGTGATCCGGCCCTGATCTGCGCCTATGTGCTCTTTTCCGGCCTGGTCAGCGCCGCAAGCGCCTATTGGATCGGTTCGCGCCGGACCAAAGCCGTCGAGGTGAAAGACGCTCTTAGCATTGCCAACTCATAA